A DNA window from Drosophila biarmipes strain raj3 chromosome 2R, RU_DBia_V1.1, whole genome shotgun sequence contains the following coding sequences:
- the LOC108030387 gene encoding mucin-12 isoform X2: MRRKPQNLTHNTPSGRDGDRGGGGTSRPSAISNNRMPRDHRHLMAMAASTLPLALLLLLVQIAAGQHESISQISPKSSSHRSPARLSIESTVVDSINGLAEGPSSPRDLNENETRADRVARSASPILHERQPVGPNDVHFPEDLEKDVSAGRYFHYNIKPTGTYDNQEEQPERTQQGIRAGKTLSRSSSTSSGSSSEQSFLGRGDLRPLVSGSPILPSPSSTATSATGASATQAPHSPRQNGNPDIQDIITGIVKLLNGNVNVHANTQGVRRPSASRINNRGPPRISEAQNLPIDYEAQKPGTSMRPPPYPFDRPERPFITGVPIPEQIVPVRPGFVSNRPPWYRNKPRPPIATSVGGQRRPLPQYKPLPAPQVQTTALQPQDQLDRKNEKEQNHQEPQQPAAEDVVQPTDTTYDSEFSNEDANAQYIEVSDQDTDATGGGEVDDELLAPPAQPSTTSNPPTPPTTPSKKKHKPKPGSEKKKLPEEPHLDEGFTTIIETSSVVHTVMGLSSTYVPMSMDSSESLGLDPSTEEVIFMTANRTPGLETSATSSLSITTSSNPALDIQPTSSKESTTIKTTTTTTTTSSSTSTTTTTTPPSTSSSTESGPPNSSNANTANATPPAPYHPRPGIVLDDPEFKPGGRPRPPNQRPPPQQSLPVPAVQPTRQHLPPGYGEIFDVTLSAIQGPGPKGSGSQQTINIKPYGSYAAGGGQGQGDIIVSASGDEGFVSIDGKRTYINLFGDPTDPPAGATTPATRLPQLPGSASGSGSGSGLGVSSNSGVNSGGNGGSSSSPAVPANAVTQSSGGYVVPETEVVDLQGHSKPQGTGGAPTTNAGPTRPHYRQRPTQPPVRIDTCIVGDDSTCDQAQHERCKTDNGVSSCHCRPGYSRRKHREPCRRVIAFHLGMRVDRIYEHRIVWDTKLMDKHSEPFGQLSYESIRALDSAMSMTPYSDEFMEAKVNNIYRGDPNLGGSGVYVNMTIKLDESVETLRPNLRSDVQKHLLGVLHRRNNNIGNSVLYVSSPEGAVSALQDLDECQSAELNDCHPGASCSNTWGSFRCACEAGLRDPWADQPARSGRECQACADSVCNNHGTCSYAEDGAQVCTCDSSHYGAQCEIDGEVLGVAIGASVAAIIIIVLTLVCLIMWSRRWQREQKNAMGSPVFGYMNTAPLKSAGLPQAGYQVTLEDRMRWAQIADVMAQTNHYGAEPIGPTRPSSAMFAYPNLGAMGMGTLGGMSLQSTMQMHPSATLAPPVPLPRRLGLGPRSNGMRTLENSSSSEEEDRADLLGRNFQVPRPKSRSNGSIANQSGIYYDVDYEPSGNGIGNSSVDHLYGSHNQSVTHSSGHSHIPGPQGIPMSTYTSGRAPSSYYMK; this comes from the exons ATGCGACGAAAGCCACAGAATTTAACACACAATACACCATCGGGCAGGGACGGAGacagaggaggaggaggcacCTCCCGGCCGTCAGCAATTTCCAACAATAGAATGCCAAGAGACCATCGACACTTGATGGCCATGGCCGCGTCGACGCTGCCACTggccctgctgctgctcctcgttCAAATAGCAG CTGGTCAGCACGAGAGCATCTCGCAGATCTCGCCCAAGTCGAGCAGCCACCGCAGTCCGGCCCGTCTGAGCATCGAGAGCACCGTGGTGGACTCCATCAACGGCCTGGCCGAGGGTCCCTCATCCCCCCGCGACTTGAACGAGAACGAAACGCGGGCGGATCGAGTGGCGCGTTCGGCGTCACCCATCCTGCACGAGCGCCAGCCCGTGGGACCCAATGATGTGCACTTTCCGGAGGACCTGGAGAAAGATGTGTCTGCCGGTCGGTACTTCCACTACAATATCAAGCCGACGGGCACGTATGACAACCAGGAGGAGCAGCCGGAGCGAACGCAACAGGGAATCAGGGCTGGGAAGACCCTctcgaggagcagcagcaccagcagcggcagcagttCGGAGCAGTCTTTTTTAGGGCGGGGGGACCTGCGACCGCTAGTGTCGGGGTCCCCGATCCTGCCGAGTCCGAGCAGTACTGCCACCTCGGCGACGGGGGCCAGTGCCACCCAGGCGCCGCATAGTCCGCGCCAGAACGGAAACCCCGACATCCAGGACATCATCACGGGCATCGTGAAGCTCCTTAATGGCAATGTCAATGTCCATGCGAACACACAGGGTGTGCGGAGACCCTCGGCCAGTAGGATCAACAATCGGGGTCCACCGAGGATCTCGGAGGCCCAGAACCTGCCCATCGACTACGAGGCCCAGAAGCCCGGCACTTCGATGCGACCACCGCCATATCCTTTCGATCGTCCGGAGCGTCCCTTCATCACGGGTGTGCCCATTCCCGAGCAGATTGTGCCAGTGCGTCCGGGATTCGTGAGTAATCGCCCGCCCTGGTATCGCAACAAGCCACGCCCACCCATTGCCACCAGTGTGGGCGGCCAACGGAGGCCCCTTCCTCAGTATAAACCCCTACCAGCTCCGCAAGTGCAGACTACCGCTCTTCAACCGCAGGATCAGCTGGATAGGAAGAACGAGAAGGAACAGAATCACCAGGAGccacagcagccagcagcagagGATGTGGTGCAACCCACCGACACCACCTACGATTCCGAGTTCTCCAACGAAGATGCGAATGCTCAGTATATTGAAGTCTCCGACCAGGATACGGATGCCACCGGGGGTGGAGAGGTGGATGATGAACTGCTGGCTCCGCCTGCTCAGCCCTCCACCACCAGCAATCCACCAACTCCTCCAACCACACCCTCCAAGAAGAAGCACAAGCCCAAGCCAGGCAGCGAGAAGAAGAAGCTGCCAGAGGAGCCACACCTGGACGAGGGCTTCACTACTATCATCGAGACCAGCTCGGTGGTGCACACTGTGATGGGCTTGTCCTCCACATACGTGCCCATGTCCATGGACAGTTCGGAGAGCCTGGGTCTGGATCCCTCCACCGAGGAGGTGATCTTCATGACCGCCAATCGAACACCTGGCCTGGAAACGAGTGCCACCTCCTCGCTGAGCATCACCACGTCGTCCAACCCGGCCTTAGACATCCAACCTACGTCCTCCAAAGAATCCACTACCATTaaaaccaccaccaccaccactacCACTAGCAGCTCCACCtcaaccaccaccaccaccaccccgCCATCTACTTCGAGTTCCACCGAAAGTGGCCCACCTAATAGTTCCAATGCTAACACTGCCAATGCCACTCCGCCCGCCCCCTACCATCCCCGCCCCGGGATAGTCCTCGACGACCCCGAGTTCAAGCCCGGCGGTCGACCACGCCCACCCAACCAACGACCACCACCCCAACAGAGCCTTCCTGTGCCTGCGGTGCAGCCTACGCGGCAGCATCTGCCACCCGGCTACGGGGAGATCTTCGACGTGACCCTCTCGGCCATCCAGGGACCAGGTCCCAAGGGCAGTGGCTCCCAGCAGACGATCAACATTAAGCCATACGGAAGCTATGCGGCGGGCGGAGGTCAAGGCCAGGGCGACATCATTGTGTCGGCATCAGGTGACGAAGGCTTTGTCTCCATCGACGGCAAGCGCACTTACATCAATCTCTTTGGTGACCCCACAGATCCCCCAGCGGGCGCCACAACTCCGGCCACGCGACTGCCCCAGTTGCCGGGCTCAGCATCGGGATCAGGATCAGGCTCAGGACTAGGAGTTAGTTCCAACAGTGGAGTTAATAGTGGTGGTAATGGTGGCTCCTCCAGCTCCCCTGCAGTTCCAGCCAACGCAGTTACCCAGAGCAGTGGTGGCTACGTGGTGCCCGAAACGGAGGTGGTGGACCTTCAGGGTCACAGCAAGCCCCAAGGAACAGGAGGAGCTCCGACGACGAATGCCGGACCGACGAGACCCCACTACCGACAGAGACCAACGCAGCCGCCGGTGAGGATCGACACCTGCATCGTGGGCGATGACTCTACCTGCGACCAGGCGCAGCACGAGCGGTGCAAGACGGACAACGGCGTCTCCAGCTGCCACTGCAGGCCAG GATACTCCCGAAGGAAACACAGGGAGCCCTGCCGAAGAGTCATCGCCTTCCATCTGGGCATGCGCGTGGACCGCATCTATGAGCACCGAATTGTCTGGGACACCAAGTTAATGGACAAGCACAGCGAACCCTTTGGACAGCTCAGCTATGAATCGATAAGAGCG CTGGACTCAGCCATGTCGATGACGCCCTACTCGGACGAGTTCATGGAGGCTAAGGTGAACAACATCTACCGAGGAGATCCCAACCTGGGCGGCAGTGGAGTCTACGTGAACATGACCATCAAG CTGGACGAGAGTGTGGAGACTCTGCGACCCAACCTCCGCAGCGACGTCCAGAAGCATCTTCTGGGAGTGCTCCACCGGCGaaacaacaacatcggcaacTCCGTGCTGTACGTAAGTTCTCCGGAGGGGGCGGTGTCGGCTCTCCAGGATCTGGACGAGTGTCAGTCTGCGGAGCTGAATGACTGCCATCCCGGCGCCAGTTGCAGCAACACCTGGGGCAGCTTCCGCTGTGCCTGCGAGGCGGGACTGAGAGATCCCTGGGCTGACCAGCCGGCGCGATCCGGTCGCGAGTGCCAGGCCTGTGCGGATTCGGTGTGCAACAACCACGGCACCTGCAGCTATGCGGAGGATGGGGCCCAGGTGTGCACCTGCGACTCCAGCCACTATGGCGCCCAGTGCGAGATCGACGGCGAGGTGTTGGGCGTGGCCATCGGCGCTTCCGTGgccgccatcatcatcatcgtcctGACCCTGGTGTGTCTGATCATGTGGTCACGCCGCTGGCAACGCGAGCAGAAGAATGCCATGGGCTCTCCGGTCTTTGGATACATGAACACCGCGCCCCTGAAGTCCGCCGGATTGCCACAGGCTGGCTACCAGGTGACCCTGGAGGACCGCATGCGCTGGGCCCAGATAGCTGACGTCATGGCCCAGACGAATCACTACGGG GCCGAGCCCATCGGACCCACTCGGCCATCGTCGGCGATGTTTGCTTACCCCAACCTGGGAGCCATGGGAATGGGCACCCTGGGCGGGATGTCCCTCCAGAGCACCATGCAGATGCACCCCAGTGCCACTCTGGCGCCTCCAGTGCCATTGCCCAG AAGACTTGGCCTGGGTCCCCGCTCAAACGGAATGCGGACGCTGGAGAACTCCAGTTCGAGCGAGGAGGAGGATCGCGCCGATCTGCTGGGACGGAATTTCCAAGTGCCACGCCCCAAAAGTCGCAGCAACGGCAGCATAGCG AACCAATCTGGCATCTACTACGATGTGGACTATGAGCCGTCCGGCAATGGGATCGGCAACTCCAGCGTGGACCACCTGTACGGGTCGCACAACCAGTCGGTGACGCACTCGTCCGGTCACAGCCACATCCCGGGACCCCAGGGCATTCCGATGAGCACATACACCTCGGGCCGCGCTCCCAGCAGCTACTACATGAAGTGA
- the LOC108030387 gene encoding mucin-12 isoform X4 — protein MRRKPQNLTHNTPSGRDGDRGGGGTSRPSAISNNRMPRDHRHLMAMAASTLPLALLLLLVQIAAGQHESISQISPKSSSHRSPARLSIESTVVDSINGLAEGPSSPRDLNENETRADRVARSASPILHERQPVGPNDVHFPEDLEKDVSAGRYFHYNIKPTGTYDNQEEQPERTQQGIRAGKTLSRSSSTSSGSSSEQSFLGRGDLRPLVSGSPILPSPSSTATSATGASATQAPHSPRQNGNPDIQDIITGIVKLLNGNVNVHANTQGVRRPSASRINNRGPPRISEAQNLPIDYEAQKPGTSMRPPPYPFDRPERPFITGVPIPEQIVPVRPGFVSNRPPWYRNKPRPPIATSVGGQRRPLPQYKPLPAPQVQTTALQPQDQLDRKNEKEQNHQEPQQPAAEDVVQPTDTTYDSEFSNEDANAQYIEVSDQDTDATGGGEVDDELLAPPAQPSTTSNPPTPPTTPSKKKHKPKPGSEKKKLPEEPHLDEGFTTIIETSSVVHTVMGLSSTYVPMSMDSSESLGLDPSTEEVIFMTANRTPGLETSATSSLSITTSSNPALDIQPTSSKESTTIKTTTTTTTTSSSTSTTTTTTPPSTSSSTESGPPNSSNANTANATPPAPYHPRPGIVLDDPEFKPGGRPRPPNQRPPPQQSLPVPAVQPTRQHLPPGYGEIFDVTLSAIQGPGPKGSGSQQTINIKPYGSYAAGGGQGQGDIIVSASGDEGFVSIDGKRTYINLFGDPTDPPAGATTPATRLPQLPGSASGSGSGSGLGVSSNSGVNSGGNGGSSSSPAVPANAVTQSSGGYVVPETEVVDLQGHSKPQGTGGAPTTNAGPTRPHYRQRPTQPPVRIDTCIVGDDSTCDQAQHERCKTDNGVSSCHCRPGYSRRKHREPCRRVIAFHLGMRVDRIYEHRIVWDTKLMDKHSEPFGQLSYESIRALDSAMSMTPYSDEFMEAKVNNIYRGDPNLGGSGVYVNMTIKLDESVETLRPNLRSDVQKHLLGVLHRRNNNIGNSVLYVSSPEGAVSALQDLDECQSAELNDCHPGASCSNTWGSFRCACEAGLRDPWADQPARSGRECQACADSVCNNHGTCSYAEDGAQVCTCDSSHYGAQCEIDGEVLGVAIGASVAAIIIIVLTLVCLIMWSRRWQREQKNAMGSPVFGYMNTAPLKSAGLPQAGYQVTLEDRMRWAQIADVMAQTNHYGAEPIGPTRPSSAMFAYPNLGAMGMGTLGGMSLQSTMQMHPSATLAPPVPLPRLGLGPRSNGMRTLENSSSSEEEDRADLLGRNFQVPRPKSRSNGSIANQSGIYYDVDYEPSGNGIGNSSVDHLYGSHNQSVTHSSGHSHIPGPQGIPMSTYTSGRAPSSYYMK, from the exons ATGCGACGAAAGCCACAGAATTTAACACACAATACACCATCGGGCAGGGACGGAGacagaggaggaggaggcacCTCCCGGCCGTCAGCAATTTCCAACAATAGAATGCCAAGAGACCATCGACACTTGATGGCCATGGCCGCGTCGACGCTGCCACTggccctgctgctgctcctcgttCAAATAGCAG CTGGTCAGCACGAGAGCATCTCGCAGATCTCGCCCAAGTCGAGCAGCCACCGCAGTCCGGCCCGTCTGAGCATCGAGAGCACCGTGGTGGACTCCATCAACGGCCTGGCCGAGGGTCCCTCATCCCCCCGCGACTTGAACGAGAACGAAACGCGGGCGGATCGAGTGGCGCGTTCGGCGTCACCCATCCTGCACGAGCGCCAGCCCGTGGGACCCAATGATGTGCACTTTCCGGAGGACCTGGAGAAAGATGTGTCTGCCGGTCGGTACTTCCACTACAATATCAAGCCGACGGGCACGTATGACAACCAGGAGGAGCAGCCGGAGCGAACGCAACAGGGAATCAGGGCTGGGAAGACCCTctcgaggagcagcagcaccagcagcggcagcagttCGGAGCAGTCTTTTTTAGGGCGGGGGGACCTGCGACCGCTAGTGTCGGGGTCCCCGATCCTGCCGAGTCCGAGCAGTACTGCCACCTCGGCGACGGGGGCCAGTGCCACCCAGGCGCCGCATAGTCCGCGCCAGAACGGAAACCCCGACATCCAGGACATCATCACGGGCATCGTGAAGCTCCTTAATGGCAATGTCAATGTCCATGCGAACACACAGGGTGTGCGGAGACCCTCGGCCAGTAGGATCAACAATCGGGGTCCACCGAGGATCTCGGAGGCCCAGAACCTGCCCATCGACTACGAGGCCCAGAAGCCCGGCACTTCGATGCGACCACCGCCATATCCTTTCGATCGTCCGGAGCGTCCCTTCATCACGGGTGTGCCCATTCCCGAGCAGATTGTGCCAGTGCGTCCGGGATTCGTGAGTAATCGCCCGCCCTGGTATCGCAACAAGCCACGCCCACCCATTGCCACCAGTGTGGGCGGCCAACGGAGGCCCCTTCCTCAGTATAAACCCCTACCAGCTCCGCAAGTGCAGACTACCGCTCTTCAACCGCAGGATCAGCTGGATAGGAAGAACGAGAAGGAACAGAATCACCAGGAGccacagcagccagcagcagagGATGTGGTGCAACCCACCGACACCACCTACGATTCCGAGTTCTCCAACGAAGATGCGAATGCTCAGTATATTGAAGTCTCCGACCAGGATACGGATGCCACCGGGGGTGGAGAGGTGGATGATGAACTGCTGGCTCCGCCTGCTCAGCCCTCCACCACCAGCAATCCACCAACTCCTCCAACCACACCCTCCAAGAAGAAGCACAAGCCCAAGCCAGGCAGCGAGAAGAAGAAGCTGCCAGAGGAGCCACACCTGGACGAGGGCTTCACTACTATCATCGAGACCAGCTCGGTGGTGCACACTGTGATGGGCTTGTCCTCCACATACGTGCCCATGTCCATGGACAGTTCGGAGAGCCTGGGTCTGGATCCCTCCACCGAGGAGGTGATCTTCATGACCGCCAATCGAACACCTGGCCTGGAAACGAGTGCCACCTCCTCGCTGAGCATCACCACGTCGTCCAACCCGGCCTTAGACATCCAACCTACGTCCTCCAAAGAATCCACTACCATTaaaaccaccaccaccaccactacCACTAGCAGCTCCACCtcaaccaccaccaccaccaccccgCCATCTACTTCGAGTTCCACCGAAAGTGGCCCACCTAATAGTTCCAATGCTAACACTGCCAATGCCACTCCGCCCGCCCCCTACCATCCCCGCCCCGGGATAGTCCTCGACGACCCCGAGTTCAAGCCCGGCGGTCGACCACGCCCACCCAACCAACGACCACCACCCCAACAGAGCCTTCCTGTGCCTGCGGTGCAGCCTACGCGGCAGCATCTGCCACCCGGCTACGGGGAGATCTTCGACGTGACCCTCTCGGCCATCCAGGGACCAGGTCCCAAGGGCAGTGGCTCCCAGCAGACGATCAACATTAAGCCATACGGAAGCTATGCGGCGGGCGGAGGTCAAGGCCAGGGCGACATCATTGTGTCGGCATCAGGTGACGAAGGCTTTGTCTCCATCGACGGCAAGCGCACTTACATCAATCTCTTTGGTGACCCCACAGATCCCCCAGCGGGCGCCACAACTCCGGCCACGCGACTGCCCCAGTTGCCGGGCTCAGCATCGGGATCAGGATCAGGCTCAGGACTAGGAGTTAGTTCCAACAGTGGAGTTAATAGTGGTGGTAATGGTGGCTCCTCCAGCTCCCCTGCAGTTCCAGCCAACGCAGTTACCCAGAGCAGTGGTGGCTACGTGGTGCCCGAAACGGAGGTGGTGGACCTTCAGGGTCACAGCAAGCCCCAAGGAACAGGAGGAGCTCCGACGACGAATGCCGGACCGACGAGACCCCACTACCGACAGAGACCAACGCAGCCGCCGGTGAGGATCGACACCTGCATCGTGGGCGATGACTCTACCTGCGACCAGGCGCAGCACGAGCGGTGCAAGACGGACAACGGCGTCTCCAGCTGCCACTGCAGGCCAG GATACTCCCGAAGGAAACACAGGGAGCCCTGCCGAAGAGTCATCGCCTTCCATCTGGGCATGCGCGTGGACCGCATCTATGAGCACCGAATTGTCTGGGACACCAAGTTAATGGACAAGCACAGCGAACCCTTTGGACAGCTCAGCTATGAATCGATAAGAGCG CTGGACTCAGCCATGTCGATGACGCCCTACTCGGACGAGTTCATGGAGGCTAAGGTGAACAACATCTACCGAGGAGATCCCAACCTGGGCGGCAGTGGAGTCTACGTGAACATGACCATCAAG CTGGACGAGAGTGTGGAGACTCTGCGACCCAACCTCCGCAGCGACGTCCAGAAGCATCTTCTGGGAGTGCTCCACCGGCGaaacaacaacatcggcaacTCCGTGCTGTACGTAAGTTCTCCGGAGGGGGCGGTGTCGGCTCTCCAGGATCTGGACGAGTGTCAGTCTGCGGAGCTGAATGACTGCCATCCCGGCGCCAGTTGCAGCAACACCTGGGGCAGCTTCCGCTGTGCCTGCGAGGCGGGACTGAGAGATCCCTGGGCTGACCAGCCGGCGCGATCCGGTCGCGAGTGCCAGGCCTGTGCGGATTCGGTGTGCAACAACCACGGCACCTGCAGCTATGCGGAGGATGGGGCCCAGGTGTGCACCTGCGACTCCAGCCACTATGGCGCCCAGTGCGAGATCGACGGCGAGGTGTTGGGCGTGGCCATCGGCGCTTCCGTGgccgccatcatcatcatcgtcctGACCCTGGTGTGTCTGATCATGTGGTCACGCCGCTGGCAACGCGAGCAGAAGAATGCCATGGGCTCTCCGGTCTTTGGATACATGAACACCGCGCCCCTGAAGTCCGCCGGATTGCCACAGGCTGGCTACCAGGTGACCCTGGAGGACCGCATGCGCTGGGCCCAGATAGCTGACGTCATGGCCCAGACGAATCACTACGGG GCCGAGCCCATCGGACCCACTCGGCCATCGTCGGCGATGTTTGCTTACCCCAACCTGGGAGCCATGGGAATGGGCACCCTGGGCGGGATGTCCCTCCAGAGCACCATGCAGATGCACCCCAGTGCCACTCTGGCGCCTCCAGTGCCATTGCCCAG ACTTGGCCTGGGTCCCCGCTCAAACGGAATGCGGACGCTGGAGAACTCCAGTTCGAGCGAGGAGGAGGATCGCGCCGATCTGCTGGGACGGAATTTCCAAGTGCCACGCCCCAAAAGTCGCAGCAACGGCAGCATAGCG AACCAATCTGGCATCTACTACGATGTGGACTATGAGCCGTCCGGCAATGGGATCGGCAACTCCAGCGTGGACCACCTGTACGGGTCGCACAACCAGTCGGTGACGCACTCGTCCGGTCACAGCCACATCCCGGGACCCCAGGGCATTCCGATGAGCACATACACCTCGGGCCGCGCTCCCAGCAGCTACTACATGAAGTGA